The following coding sequences lie in one Acipenser ruthenus chromosome 47, fAciRut3.2 maternal haplotype, whole genome shotgun sequence genomic window:
- the LOC117966322 gene encoding C-C motif chemokine 25-like, with protein MKSRALFFCLLLACFCLSLAQGSYENCCLSYVKSVKPSVKKAVRSYRMQETDGGCNIQAIVFKMRKGKVFCANPETSWVQMLMKKLDAKNNKAENPKKSD; from the exons ATGAAGTCCAGAGCTCTCTTCTTCTGCCTCCTCCTGGCATGCTTCTGTCTCAGCCTGGCGCAAG GTTCCTACGAGAACTGTTGCTTATCGTACGTCAAGAGTGTCAAACCGTCCGTGAAAAAGGCTGTTAGATCCTACAGGATGCAGGAAACTGACGGGGGCTGCAACATCCAAGCAATCGT GTTTAAGATGAGGAAAGGAAAGGTGTTTTGCGCCAATCCAGAAACATCTTGGGTGCAAATGTTGATGAAAAAACTCGATGCGAAAAACAACAAAGCTGAA AACCCAAAGAA